A genomic window from Halomonas sp. LR3S48 includes:
- a CDS encoding ATP-binding protein: MQRFLADGSFLRVYLALALALLLTFGLALMGLALVDRVRIEQYREQLAEAPLQLLTWRVAALPAYERGGWLIQQSDVLDMRLSLREPEATGLGWFERRRVDRGQVLVKVREEEGWRLYRRLPREERILEARLSGLNERQLRGLAQMLGDWLAEVDGDARRRRLESVTSDALPVRLSDLAPEGLDSHQLTRLRDGELVIRLMPGHWALTVHLAVPAADGSRQWLSIGPVSALEPTPISLLLLVLVIMLGVLAAIIYLIVRGVEARLARLELAAGRIASGRLDTRVKVDAGGFIGRVGMAFNAMAAQVQSLLRSQQEMIRAVSHELRTPVARIRFAMQMVEDMTDDPAVHRQLHGIDSDIEELDQLIDEILTYARLDSGIVNGAELERTQVDCRAVAERVIETLAPLHAHLRLALAPGSEVEVQADPRYLQRALQNLVANACRHAQSQVLVRLSLESRLVRLDIEDDGPGVPAGERQAIFKPFARLDDSRTRRSGGYGLGLSIVQKIMAWHGGSVVVDDSQELGGARFSLLLPRVTANKAKLPLKPA; the protein is encoded by the coding sequence ATGCAGCGGTTCCTGGCCGATGGCTCCTTCCTGCGTGTCTACCTGGCCTTGGCCCTGGCACTGCTGCTGACTTTCGGCCTGGCCCTGATGGGGCTGGCGCTGGTCGATCGAGTTCGGATCGAGCAGTATCGCGAGCAACTGGCCGAAGCACCGCTGCAACTACTCACCTGGCGGGTGGCGGCTCTGCCGGCCTACGAGCGCGGCGGCTGGTTGATCCAGCAGTCGGACGTGCTCGACATGCGCCTCTCTCTGCGCGAGCCGGAGGCAACCGGGCTCGGCTGGTTCGAGCGTCGTCGGGTTGACCGTGGCCAGGTGCTGGTGAAGGTGCGCGAGGAGGAGGGCTGGCGGCTCTACCGGCGTCTGCCGCGTGAAGAACGAATTCTGGAAGCGCGTCTCTCCGGGCTCAATGAACGTCAGCTACGCGGCCTGGCTCAGATGCTGGGCGACTGGCTGGCCGAGGTGGACGGTGACGCTCGCCGTCGTCGCCTCGAGAGCGTGACCAGCGATGCCTTGCCGGTACGCCTCAGCGACCTAGCTCCCGAAGGGCTCGACAGTCATCAACTCACCCGCCTGCGGGACGGTGAGCTGGTGATCCGCCTGATGCCGGGCCACTGGGCATTGACAGTCCATCTTGCCGTGCCGGCTGCCGACGGTTCCCGCCAGTGGCTATCGATCGGCCCGGTTTCGGCGCTCGAGCCCACTCCCATTTCCCTGCTCTTGCTGGTGCTGGTGATCATGCTCGGCGTGCTGGCCGCGATCATCTATCTGATCGTGCGGGGTGTGGAGGCGCGCCTGGCTCGGCTCGAGCTGGCCGCGGGTCGAATCGCCAGCGGTCGCCTCGATACCCGGGTCAAGGTCGACGCCGGTGGCTTCATCGGCCGGGTCGGCATGGCCTTCAACGCCATGGCCGCCCAGGTGCAGTCGCTGCTGCGCTCGCAGCAGGAGATGATCCGTGCGGTATCCCATGAGCTGCGCACCCCCGTGGCGCGCATACGCTTCGCCATGCAGATGGTCGAGGACATGACCGACGACCCCGCCGTTCATCGTCAACTGCATGGCATCGACAGCGATATCGAGGAGCTCGACCAGCTCATCGACGAAATCCTGACCTACGCGCGGCTCGACAGCGGTATCGTCAACGGGGCCGAGCTGGAGCGCACCCAGGTCGATTGCCGCGCCGTCGCGGAGCGGGTCATCGAGACCCTGGCACCGTTGCATGCGCACCTGCGACTGGCGCTGGCGCCGGGGTCCGAGGTGGAAGTGCAGGCCGACCCGCGCTATCTGCAGCGGGCGCTGCAGAACCTGGTGGCCAATGCCTGTCGCCATGCCCAATCGCAGGTGCTGGTGCGGCTATCGCTGGAGTCTCGGCTGGTACGCCTGGATATCGAGGACGACGGGCCCGGCGTGCCGGCCGGCGAACGCCAGGCCATTTTCAAGCCCTTCGCGCGGCTCGACGACAGCCGCACGCGGCGCAGCGGGGGCTATGGCCTGGGGCTCTCCATCGTGCAGAAGATCATGGCCTGGCACGGTGGCAGTGTAGTGGTCGACGACAGCCAGGAATTGGGCGGTGCGCGCTTCTCGTTGCTGCTGCCGCGGGTGACGGCCAACAAGGCCAAGCTGCCGCTCAAGCCGGCTTGA
- a CDS encoding LysR family transcriptional regulator has product MIELRHLRTLVALRDAGSLVDAAERVHLTQSALSHQIKDLEERVGTALFVRKTRPVEFTRAGQRLLALAEQALPLVRMAERDVARLIGHEPGRLHMAIECHSCFQWLMPTIDHFRDHWPEVEIDIPGGHHFDPLPALAREQLDLVITADPQSLPGVYYEPLFRYQGLLAVARQHRLAERTFVTPEDLTEETLITYPVEHARLDVFTQFLDPAGVRPREIRTAELTVMMMQLVASGRGVCALPNWALTEYLERDYVKAVGLGETGMWSTLYAAIREESREQAWMEDFLRTARETSFAVLEGIKPA; this is encoded by the coding sequence ATGATTGAACTTCGTCACCTGCGGACCCTGGTTGCCCTGCGCGATGCCGGCTCGCTGGTGGACGCCGCTGAACGGGTTCATCTGACCCAGTCGGCCCTGTCGCATCAGATCAAGGACCTCGAGGAGCGCGTGGGCACGGCGTTGTTCGTGCGCAAGACACGGCCGGTGGAGTTCACCCGCGCCGGTCAGCGCCTGCTGGCCCTGGCCGAACAGGCGCTGCCACTGGTACGCATGGCCGAACGTGACGTGGCCCGGCTGATCGGTCACGAACCGGGCCGCCTGCATATGGCGATCGAGTGTCACAGCTGCTTCCAGTGGCTGATGCCGACCATCGACCATTTCCGCGACCACTGGCCGGAAGTGGAGATCGACATTCCCGGCGGACATCACTTCGATCCGTTGCCGGCACTGGCCCGTGAGCAGCTCGATCTGGTGATCACCGCCGACCCCCAGTCGCTGCCGGGCGTCTACTACGAGCCGCTGTTCCGCTATCAGGGTCTGTTGGCCGTCGCCCGTCAGCATCGCCTCGCCGAACGCACCTTCGTCACGCCCGAGGACCTCACCGAGGAGACCCTGATCACCTATCCCGTCGAGCATGCGCGGCTCGACGTGTTCACTCAGTTTCTCGACCCTGCCGGTGTCCGCCCGCGTGAGATCCGCACCGCCGAACTCACGGTGATGATGATGCAACTGGTGGCCAGCGGCCGCGGGGTCTGTGCGCTGCCCAACTGGGCACTGACGGAATATCTGGAGCGCGACTACGTCAAGGCGGTAGGCCTTGGCGAAACAGGCATGTGGAGTACGCTGTACGCCGCCATCCGCGAGGAGAGCCGCGAGCAGGCGTGGATGGAGGACTTCCTGCGCACGGCCCGCGAGACCTCCTTCGCCGTGCTGGAGGGCATCAAGCCGGCTTGA
- a CDS encoding winged helix-turn-helix domain-containing protein: MDDNLESSDMEHVLIIEDDVRLAELTRDYLESNGFKVTVEAEGSRGVEQILTLQPDLVILDLMLPGEDGLSICRRARPDYAGPILMLTARTDDMDQVLGLEMGADDYVPKPVQPRVLLARMRALLRRAENAENSGEARLTFGNLEIDSATREAWLQGERIDLTSAEFDLLWLLASNAGRVLTREEIFSDLRGIKYDGQDRSIDVRVSRIRPKIGDDPNHPHRIKTVRSKGYLFVKDA; encoded by the coding sequence ATGGATGACAACCTGGAAAGCAGCGACATGGAACACGTGCTGATTATCGAGGATGACGTGCGCCTGGCCGAACTCACCCGCGACTACCTTGAATCCAATGGGTTCAAGGTCACGGTGGAGGCCGAAGGTTCACGAGGTGTCGAACAGATACTGACGTTGCAGCCGGATCTGGTGATCCTCGATCTGATGCTGCCCGGAGAGGATGGATTGTCGATCTGTCGCCGGGCCAGGCCCGACTATGCTGGGCCTATCCTGATGTTGACCGCCCGCACCGACGACATGGACCAGGTGCTGGGGCTGGAAATGGGGGCCGACGATTACGTGCCCAAGCCGGTCCAGCCCAGGGTGTTGCTGGCACGCATGCGGGCGTTGCTGCGGCGAGCCGAGAACGCCGAGAATTCCGGTGAGGCCCGTCTCACCTTCGGCAACCTGGAGATCGATAGCGCCACCCGCGAAGCCTGGTTGCAGGGAGAGCGTATCGATCTCACCAGTGCCGAATTCGATCTCTTGTGGCTATTGGCCAGCAATGCCGGCCGGGTGCTCACTCGAGAGGAGATCTTCAGCGATCTACGCGGCATCAAGTACGACGGCCAGGATCGTTCCATCGACGTCCGGGTCTCGAGGATTCGTCCCAAGATCGGCGACGACCCCAATCATCCGCACCGGATCAAGACGGTACGCAGCAAGGGCTATCTATTCGTCAAGGATGCCTGA
- the metE gene encoding 5-methyltetrahydropteroyltriglutamate--homocysteine S-methyltransferase, with the protein MTLAHVLGYPRIGADRELKRAVEAYWRGELDRAGLEAAGRELRARHWQAQRDAGLDYVTVGDFAFYDQVLNVTTMLGAVPARFAAEEEVARGEVGLDTQFRMARGRAPHGAPAAACEMTKYFDTNYHYLVPELHEGQQFKLAATRLFDEVAEARAAGHPAKVALTGPLTWLWLGKGCEAGFDRLSLLEALLPVYGEILARLAEQGVKWVQLDEPALVQDLPVEWRNAFEFAYNALRSAPLKLMVATYFGGLGDNLQLAVGLPVDGLHIDAVRAPEQLTPVLDNLPGYKVLSVGAIDGRNVWRADLAALHERLANARMRLGERLWLAPSCSLLHVPVDLASESELDEELKSWLAFARQKLDETVTLARLLGNRASAAERAWVTAATAALDARRASPRLHRPEVAQRLANIGDAERSRDNPYPVRARAQRRALDLPLFPTTTIGSFPQTGEIRAARRAHKNGELERDAYEACMRDEIADAVRRQEALGIDMLVHGEAERNDMVEYFGEQLDGYVFTRNGWVQSYGSRCVKPPIIVGDVARPASMTVVWSRHAQSLTERPMKGMLTGPVTMLQWSFVRDDQPRDVTCRQIALALRDEVADLEAAGIPAIQIDEPALREGLPLRQGEWQGYLDWAVECFRLTASVACDATQVHTHMCYSEFNDIIAAIAALDADVITIETSRSNMELLDAFQDFAYPNEIGPGVYDIHSPNVPEVTWMVQLMEKAAERIPVERLWVNPDCGLKTRGWAEVEPALANMVEAARELRRRHG; encoded by the coding sequence ATGACATTAGCTCATGTACTTGGCTATCCGCGAATCGGAGCCGACCGCGAACTCAAGCGTGCCGTTGAAGCCTACTGGCGTGGCGAGCTCGACCGTGCCGGCCTCGAGGCCGCTGGCCGCGAGCTGCGGGCGCGTCACTGGCAGGCGCAGCGCGACGCCGGCCTGGACTATGTCACCGTGGGCGATTTCGCTTTCTACGATCAGGTGCTCAACGTCACTACGATGCTGGGCGCCGTGCCGGCGCGTTTCGCGGCCGAGGAGGAGGTCGCCCGTGGAGAGGTCGGTCTCGACACCCAGTTCCGCATGGCTCGCGGGCGTGCCCCCCATGGGGCACCGGCCGCGGCCTGTGAGATGACCAAGTACTTCGATACCAACTACCACTACCTGGTCCCGGAGCTGCACGAGGGGCAGCAGTTCAAGCTGGCCGCCACGCGGCTATTCGATGAGGTGGCCGAGGCACGCGCGGCGGGACATCCGGCCAAGGTGGCGCTGACCGGGCCGCTGACCTGGCTGTGGCTGGGCAAGGGGTGTGAGGCTGGCTTCGATCGCCTGAGCCTGCTCGAGGCGCTGCTGCCCGTCTACGGTGAAATTCTTGCACGGCTGGCCGAGCAGGGCGTGAAGTGGGTCCAGCTCGACGAGCCGGCACTGGTGCAGGATCTGCCGGTGGAGTGGCGCAACGCCTTCGAATTCGCCTACAACGCCTTGCGTTCGGCGCCGCTCAAACTGATGGTGGCGACCTATTTCGGTGGCCTGGGGGACAACCTGCAACTGGCGGTGGGCCTGCCGGTGGATGGCCTGCACATCGATGCGGTGCGCGCGCCCGAACAGCTGACACCGGTGCTCGACAACCTGCCCGGCTACAAGGTGCTCTCGGTCGGGGCTATCGACGGGCGCAACGTCTGGCGGGCCGACTTGGCCGCCCTGCATGAGCGCCTGGCCAATGCCCGCATGCGCCTCGGCGAGCGGCTGTGGCTCGCACCCTCCTGCTCGTTGCTGCACGTGCCGGTGGATCTCGCCAGTGAGAGCGAACTCGACGAGGAACTCAAGAGCTGGCTGGCCTTTGCGCGCCAGAAGCTCGACGAGACGGTGACCCTGGCCCGGCTGCTGGGCAACCGTGCCAGCGCCGCAGAGCGCGCCTGGGTCACCGCCGCCACGGCCGCGCTGGATGCCCGACGAGCCTCGCCGCGGCTGCACCGGCCGGAAGTCGCCCAGCGCTTGGCCAACATCGGTGACGCCGAGCGTTCTCGCGACAACCCCTACCCGGTCAGGGCCCGAGCTCAGCGCCGCGCCCTGGATCTGCCGCTATTCCCCACCACCACCATTGGCTCCTTTCCTCAGACCGGGGAGATCCGCGCCGCCCGCCGCGCCCACAAGAACGGCGAACTGGAACGTGATGCCTACGAAGCGTGTATGCGTGACGAGATCGCCGATGCCGTGCGACGCCAGGAGGCCTTGGGGATCGACATGCTGGTCCACGGCGAGGCCGAGCGCAACGACATGGTGGAGTACTTCGGCGAACAGCTCGATGGCTACGTCTTCACCCGCAATGGCTGGGTACAGAGCTACGGCTCGCGCTGCGTCAAGCCGCCCATCATCGTCGGCGACGTGGCCCGGCCGGCGTCGATGACGGTAGTATGGAGCCGCCATGCCCAGTCGCTCACCGAGCGGCCGATGAAGGGCATGCTCACAGGGCCGGTAACCATGCTGCAATGGTCCTTCGTGCGCGACGATCAGCCGCGCGATGTCACCTGCCGGCAGATCGCCCTGGCACTGCGCGACGAAGTTGCCGATCTGGAAGCCGCCGGCATACCGGCCATTCAGATCGATGAGCCGGCGCTGCGCGAGGGCTTGCCGCTGCGCCAGGGTGAGTGGCAGGGCTACCTCGACTGGGCCGTGGAGTGCTTCCGCCTGACCGCCTCGGTGGCATGCGACGCCACCCAGGTTCACACCCACATGTGCTACTCGGAGTTCAACGACATCATCGCGGCCATCGCGGCGCTGGATGCCGATGTCATTACCATCGAGACTTCGCGTTCCAACATGGAGCTGCTCGACGCTTTCCAGGACTTCGCCTATCCCAACGAGATCGGCCCGGGTGTCTACGACATTCACTCGCCCAACGTGCCGGAGGTAACGTGGATGGTCCAACTGATGGAGAAGGCCGCCGAGCGTATCCCTGTCGAGCGGCTGTGGGTCAATCCGGATTGCGGCCTCAAGACCCGCGGCTGGGCCGAGGTGGAGCCGGCGCTGGCCAACATGGTCGAGGCGGCACGGGAGCTGCGTCGTCGCCACGGCTGA
- a CDS encoding DNA-3-methyladenine glycosylase I, with the protein MAHYCDLAPGHPWHGPYHENEYGFPVGDETALFERLVLEINQAGLSWLTVLKKRDAFRHAFDNFDVDRVAAFGDADRERLLGDAGIIRNRLKVEAVIHNAGVIQTLREEHGSFAGWLDHHHPLPLADWVKLFRRTFRFTGPEIVGEFLMSTGYLPGAHRDDCPIHQRILAAGPAWYNT; encoded by the coding sequence ATGGCGCACTACTGCGATCTGGCACCGGGCCACCCCTGGCACGGCCCCTACCACGAGAATGAATACGGCTTCCCGGTCGGTGACGAAACGGCGTTGTTCGAGCGTCTCGTGCTGGAGATCAACCAGGCCGGCCTGTCGTGGCTGACGGTGCTGAAGAAGCGCGATGCATTTCGCCATGCCTTCGACAATTTCGACGTCGACCGAGTTGCCGCCTTCGGCGACGCCGACCGCGAGCGCCTGCTCGGCGATGCCGGTATCATCCGCAACCGGCTCAAGGTCGAGGCAGTCATTCACAATGCCGGCGTGATCCAGACGCTGCGCGAGGAGCACGGCAGCTTCGCCGGCTGGCTCGACCACCACCACCCACTACCGTTGGCCGACTGGGTCAAGCTGTTCCGTCGCACCTTTCGTTTCACCGGCCCCGAGATCGTCGGCGAGTTTCTCATGAGCACGGGCTACCTGCCTGGCGCCCATCGCGACGACTGTCCCATCCACCAGCGCATTCTCGCCGCTGGACCGGCCTGGTACAACACCTGA
- a CDS encoding metal-dependent hydrolase has translation MDTLTQAALGAAVGGAVLGRRLGRKAVLIGAALGTLPDLDVFLDYGDAVANVTEHRGFSHSLFVLTGLGTLLALLVRRFAPARDISLGRWWVYFLLCLITHPLLDALTTYGTQLWWPLDVRPSAWPVVFIIDPLYTLPLLVGIGFALATGNGYRGPAWGLALSCAYLAFAMTAKGVVEHRLTPLLAERGLAEAPRLVQPTPFNTLLWRVTIIDGDRHHETLLGLLDGGTPPMVETFRRGADLESVALALEKGQRLDWFAGPFLRYEARELDGRETLVATDLRLGFPGFFAFSYALAAREEMAWQPLEATAMVAPDSRADRQALGQLGARILDAQANLCTSGFVAEHWVEVRPEAC, from the coding sequence ATGGATACGCTGACGCAGGCCGCGCTGGGCGCGGCAGTAGGCGGTGCCGTGCTGGGCCGTCGCCTCGGGCGCAAGGCGGTGCTGATCGGTGCGGCGCTGGGTACCCTGCCCGATCTCGACGTCTTTCTCGACTATGGCGATGCAGTGGCCAACGTCACCGAGCACCGCGGCTTCAGCCACTCGCTGTTCGTGCTGACCGGCCTCGGCACGCTGCTGGCGCTGCTCGTCCGACGCTTCGCCCCGGCTCGCGACATTTCCCTGGGCCGTTGGTGGGTCTACTTCTTGCTGTGCCTGATCACTCATCCGCTGCTCGATGCGCTGACCACCTACGGCACACAGCTATGGTGGCCGCTCGACGTGCGCCCCAGCGCCTGGCCGGTGGTGTTCATCATCGATCCGCTCTACACACTGCCGCTATTGGTGGGCATCGGTTTCGCATTGGCCACCGGCAACGGCTATCGTGGTCCCGCCTGGGGCCTGGCACTCTCCTGTGCCTATCTGGCATTCGCCATGACCGCCAAGGGCGTGGTCGAGCATCGTCTCACGCCGCTACTGGCCGAACGCGGGCTCGCTGAAGCGCCCCGGCTGGTACAACCCACACCATTCAATACGCTACTGTGGCGGGTGACGATCATCGACGGCGACCGTCATCATGAGACCCTGCTGGGCCTGCTGGATGGCGGTACGCCGCCAATGGTAGAGACCTTCCGTCGCGGCGCTGACCTCGAGTCGGTCGCCCTGGCGCTGGAGAAGGGCCAGCGGCTGGACTGGTTCGCCGGCCCCTTTCTACGCTATGAAGCGCGTGAACTGGACGGTAGGGAAACCCTGGTAGCGACAGACCTGCGCCTGGGGTTTCCTGGCTTCTTCGCCTTCAGCTACGCCTTGGCGGCACGCGAAGAGATGGCGTGGCAGCCGCTGGAGGCCACCGCGATGGTGGCTCCAGACTCACGCGCGGATCGGCAGGCCCTCGGTCAGCTAGGGGCGCGTATTCTCGATGCACAGGCCAACCTGTGCACGAGTGGTTTCGTCGCCGAGCACTGGGTCGAAGTCAGGCCCGAGGCCTGCTGA
- a CDS encoding MliC family protein: MSLRSSSSLRSALLVAGSLLLGGCVAAPVDGPRPDTGKVASTAPLMPSSFFPGGAERFEAWRCTPQQDLVTAFGERELRLWSAHGAYRLTPAVVASGARYQQGDLSFWNKGGDAVVESANGQLECSAAMARPALTREQRPGVMFHGRGNEPGWNVNLAHDKPELTLVLDYGAREMTLPYRVIGMDNANGRVILASSQPDRTFELRLEAQACFDDMSGEPFPARVMLTMNGETYRGCGQGIAP; this comes from the coding sequence ATGTCGCTTCGTTCTTCTTCCTCTCTTCGCTCGGCCTTGCTCGTCGCCGGTTCGCTGTTGTTGGGCGGCTGTGTCGCCGCGCCCGTCGATGGACCCCGTCCTGATACCGGCAAGGTGGCCAGCACGGCCCCGCTGATGCCTTCTTCGTTTTTTCCCGGTGGTGCCGAGCGCTTCGAGGCCTGGCGCTGCACGCCGCAGCAGGACCTGGTGACGGCTTTCGGCGAGCGCGAGCTGCGGCTGTGGTCGGCACACGGCGCCTATCGCTTGACACCCGCGGTGGTGGCCAGCGGCGCGCGCTACCAGCAGGGCGACCTGAGTTTCTGGAACAAGGGCGGGGATGCCGTGGTCGAGAGCGCCAACGGCCAGTTGGAGTGCAGCGCCGCCATGGCGCGCCCGGCGCTGACTCGCGAGCAGCGGCCCGGCGTCATGTTCCATGGGCGCGGCAACGAACCGGGCTGGAACGTCAATCTGGCTCATGACAAACCCGAACTGACCCTGGTGCTTGACTACGGCGCGCGGGAAATGACCTTGCCTTATCGTGTCATCGGGATGGACAACGCCAATGGCCGGGTCATCCTCGCCAGCAGCCAGCCCGACCGGACCTTCGAGCTGCGCCTGGAGGCTCAGGCCTGCTTCGACGACATGAGCGGTGAACCGTTCCCGGCCCGGGTCATGCTGACGATGAATGGAGAAACATATCGGGGCTGTGGTCAAGGCATCGCCCCTTAG
- a CDS encoding META domain-containing protein translates to MKMTLVARLGLMLATASLLAACGSQPSEPTRDDGPRVSSDHPVVGQRWNLLLVGTDERLSMPETPHFVVSPDGRVTGSDGCNELNGRVKLDAGNRVQFSELATTRRGCPQLDDARRVTGMMENAYRFLIDHDRLVFFGPDQRVLGGWRRAN, encoded by the coding sequence ATGAAGATGACGCTTGTGGCCCGCCTGGGCCTGATGTTGGCGACCGCGTCCTTGTTGGCGGCGTGTGGCAGCCAGCCCTCCGAGCCGACACGCGATGATGGCCCTCGTGTCTCCAGCGACCACCCGGTGGTGGGGCAGCGCTGGAACCTGCTGCTGGTGGGCACCGACGAACGGCTCTCCATGCCCGAGACGCCACATTTCGTGGTTTCTCCCGATGGCCGCGTGACGGGCAGCGATGGCTGCAACGAGCTCAATGGGCGGGTAAAACTCGACGCGGGCAATCGTGTTCAATTCAGTGAATTGGCCACCACCCGCCGGGGCTGTCCGCAACTCGACGATGCCCGGCGCGTCACCGGGATGATGGAAAACGCCTACCGTTTCCTCATCGACCACGACCGGCTGGTTTTCTTCGGCCCGGATCAGCGCGTTCTGGGTGGCTGGCGCAGAGCGAACTAG
- a CDS encoding superoxide dismutase: MAFELPALPYEKNALEPYISAETLEYHYGKHHQAYVTKLNELIEGTDNADKSLEEIIKSSSGGLFNQAAQVWNHTFYWHCLAPNGGGEPTGALAEAISARFGSFAKFKETFNASAVANFGAGWTWLIKTADGGVDIVNTSNADTPIAHGQTPLLTIDVWEHAYYIDYRNARPKYLENVWSVLNWDFVAQNFA, translated from the coding sequence ATGGCATTCGAACTGCCTGCACTGCCCTATGAGAAGAACGCCCTCGAGCCGTACATCTCCGCCGAGACCCTCGAGTATCATTACGGCAAGCACCACCAGGCCTACGTCACCAAGCTCAACGAACTGATCGAAGGTACCGACAACGCCGACAAGTCGCTGGAGGAGATCATCAAGTCCTCCTCCGGCGGCCTGTTCAACCAGGCGGCGCAGGTGTGGAACCACACCTTCTACTGGCACTGCCTGGCACCCAACGGCGGCGGTGAGCCGACCGGCGCGCTGGCCGAGGCGATCAGTGCCAGGTTTGGCTCCTTCGCCAAATTCAAGGAAACCTTCAACGCCAGCGCCGTTGCCAACTTCGGCGCCGGCTGGACCTGGCTGATCAAGACCGCCGACGGTGGCGTCGACATCGTCAACACCAGTAATGCGGACACGCCCATAGCCCACGGCCAGACCCCGCTGCTGACCATCGACGTGTGGGAGCACGCCTACTACATCGACTACCGCAACGCGCGTCCCAAGTATCTTGAGAATGTATGGAGCGTACTGAACTGGGACTTCGTCGCTCAGAACTTCGCCTGA
- the gloA gene encoding lactoylglutathione lyase, with protein sequence MQYLHTMVRVSDLDASLRFYCDLLGLEEVRRKENEKGRFTLVFLAAPEDASRSERLKAPELELTYNWDPEEYTGGRNFGHLAYRVEDIYALCERLQAAGVTINRPPRDGHMAFVRSPDGISVELLQKGDPLPAKEPWASMENTGSW encoded by the coding sequence ATGCAGTACCTGCACACCATGGTGCGCGTCAGTGACCTTGACGCTTCGCTGCGTTTCTACTGCGACCTGCTGGGGCTCGAGGAGGTTCGCCGCAAGGAGAACGAGAAGGGGCGCTTTACCCTGGTCTTCCTGGCCGCCCCCGAGGATGCATCGCGCTCCGAGCGGCTCAAGGCGCCCGAACTCGAGCTGACCTACAACTGGGACCCGGAGGAGTACACCGGCGGGCGCAACTTCGGACACCTGGCCTACCGGGTCGAGGATATCTATGCGCTGTGCGAGCGTCTGCAGGCGGCGGGCGTGACGATCAACCGGCCGCCGCGTGACGGCCACATGGCCTTCGTTCGCAGTCCCGACGGTATCTCCGTCGAGCTGTTGCAGAAGGGGGATCCGCTGCCGGCCAAGGAGCCCTGGGCGTCCATGGAAAACACCGGTTCTTGGTAG
- a CDS encoding FMN-dependent NADH-azoreductase — MATRILLVTSSILGEHGQSNALAGHLRERVAGRNDVAVTHRDLASESLPHLGLEELSSWQVAADERSAEQQMLAERSDSLIEELQAHDVLVLAVPMYNFGIPSQLKAWFDRVMRAGTTFRYTEQGPEGLVKGKRAVILAARGGQYAGTELDSQTPHLKAMLGMIGISDVSVIFAEGLAMGEGLRDAALKEARQAIDGLVAGL, encoded by the coding sequence ATGGCTACCCGTATTCTTCTCGTTACCTCCTCGATCCTCGGCGAGCATGGCCAGTCCAACGCCCTCGCCGGCCACCTTCGTGAGCGTGTCGCCGGGCGCAACGACGTCGCCGTCACTCACCGCGACCTGGCGAGCGAATCGCTGCCGCATCTGGGCCTGGAGGAGCTCTCGAGCTGGCAGGTCGCAGCTGACGAGCGCTCCGCCGAGCAACAAATGCTGGCCGAGCGCTCCGATAGCCTGATCGAGGAGTTGCAGGCCCACGACGTATTGGTGCTGGCGGTGCCGATGTACAATTTCGGCATTCCGTCCCAGCTCAAGGCCTGGTTCGACCGGGTGATGCGCGCAGGCACCACCTTCCGCTATACCGAGCAGGGCCCCGAGGGGCTGGTGAAGGGCAAGCGTGCCGTGATCCTGGCCGCCCGTGGCGGGCAGTATGCCGGCACCGAGCTCGACAGCCAGACACCGCACCTCAAGGCGATGCTGGGCATGATCGGCATCAGCGACGTATCGGTGATCTTTGCCGAGGGGCTCGCCATGGGCGAAGGGCTGCGCGATGCCGCACTCAAGGAGGCCCGTCAGGCCATCGATGGCCTCGTGGCCGGCCTCTAG
- a CDS encoding DUF411 domain-containing protein, whose protein sequence is MKILPANRKARKPALLSSLAGGLLATYVIVASVSPSQAAPVVEMYQDPNCGCCSAWAEHLEEEGFEVRQHKTRDMRSVKIEHGVTPELASCHTALIEGYVIEGHVPAADIKRLLEEQPDVAGLTVPGMPHGSPGMETGRHDDYAVLTWRHEDRTPAIFNEYTHE, encoded by the coding sequence ATGAAGATCCTACCCGCAAACCGCAAGGCCCGGAAGCCAGCGCTGCTCTCCTCCCTGGCTGGGGGATTGCTGGCCACTTACGTCATCGTGGCCTCAGTCTCGCCCTCCCAGGCCGCGCCCGTGGTCGAAATGTACCAGGACCCCAACTGCGGTTGCTGCTCGGCCTGGGCCGAACATCTCGAGGAAGAAGGCTTCGAGGTGCGCCAGCACAAGACCCGCGATATGCGTTCGGTCAAGATCGAGCATGGCGTCACGCCGGAGCTCGCCTCATGCCATACGGCGTTGATCGAGGGCTACGTCATCGAGGGCCACGTGCCGGCTGCCGACATCAAGCGGTTGCTCGAGGAGCAGCCCGACGTGGCGGGGCTGACCGTGCCCGGCATGCCCCATGGGTCGCCAGGCATGGAGACCGGGCGCCACGACGACTATGCCGTGCTGACCTGGCGCCACGAGGATCGGACGCCGGCCATCTTCAACGAATACACCCACGAGTGA